A region of Oncorhynchus masou masou isolate Uvic2021 chromosome 29, UVic_Omas_1.1, whole genome shotgun sequence DNA encodes the following proteins:
- the LOC135520407 gene encoding G-protein coupled receptor family C group 6 member A-like isoform X1, whose product MMAPMGDVVHLLVILSLLEKGNAKVRHFKAAGATAPGDIIIGGLFPIHEGVEESPNISAPHEPQCASRFNMNRFTQALAMIHAVESANRSPVLTTLGISLGYRIHDSCSDVTTALRASADFTQDPTTDCGGGANTSNSSPPIMAVIGASSSEISISIARQLNLKLIPQISYASTAIILSDKNRFPAFLRTVPSDVYQTRAMVQLLSDSKWTWVGVVTTDGDYGRSALDSFVSQATASGICVAFKEILPNSLTSPDSESAISQAAATLLGNPNVKVVVSFAKPTQMMYLYQKLRSLGSGLGERVWIASDSWSSSKEVLGEMDLPDIGNVVGFSFKRGNLAPFHHYLMNLSDINDVIGNNSFLKEFYSLPNRSENSGVLSSATVPAEILLNNSHVNLVFNVEMAVSAIAHAVADICSKKDCKTPGTVQPWEVLGALKDSCFELEGKSYMFDQKGDVNLGYDVNVWRSVRGVIDVHDVAAEYHPINNSFSYTSRNTKHLIDLRDVVSVCSPSCEPGKFKKFAQGQHTCCYECINCTENYYSNNTDMHQCLSCDTKREWSLEGSSGCTHKTLEFFSWQDGFAVALLTLAALGIVLVLLVGALFLHHRQTPVVRAAGGPLSQIILLSLVGSFVSAVFFVGHPSSLQCKVRQVLFGLSFTLCVSCILVKSLKILLAFQLNPDRKDVLRRLYQPYAIICLCVALQVLTCTLWLVLQSPREKATVFTTTVLAECDEGSQVAFGVMLCYIAVLALVCFACAFKGRKLPQKYNEARFITFSMLLYLMSWLIFVPVYVTTSGKYLPAVEMVVILISNYGILSCHFFPKCYVILFKKENNTKSAFMKNVFEYSRKGITYSSSVSETSVSQTEGYRISHPYSISSPSFFMSPPPIEPTAHQNCWSVDQNIQSIDPATHCTVIDHGVFVTGQLTRPHRLRRSMSL is encoded by the exons GCATTGGCTATGATCCACGCTGTAGAGTCGGCCAACAGATCCCCTGTCCTGACTACACTAGGGATCTCTCTGGGGTACCGTATCCACGACTCCTGCTCTGATGTCACCACCGCTCTGAGGGCCTCAGCTGACTTCACACAG GATCCCACCACGGACTGTGGGGGAGGGGCCAACACCTCTAACTCTTCCCCGCCAATTATGGCCGTCATAGGGGCCTCTTCCTCTGAGATTTCCATCTCCATTGCCCGGCAACTCAACCTAAAGCTCATCCCTCAA ATCAGTTACGCCTCCACCGCCATCATCCTGAGTGACAAGAACCGTTTCCCTGCTTTCCTGAGGACCGTACCTAGCGACGTGTACCAGACACGGGCCATGGTCCAGTTGCTTAGCGACAGCAAATGGACCTGGGTCGGCGTGGTCACAACGGATGGAGACTACGGCCGCTCTGCCCTGGACAGCTTCGTCTCCCAGGCAACCGCCTCAGGGATCTGTGTGGCCTTCAAGGAGATCCTCCCTAATTCACTAACCAGTCCTGACAGCGAATCAGCAATCAGCCAAGCCGCCGCCACCCTCCTCGGGAACCCCAATGTCAAGGTGGTGGTGTCATTCGCCAAGCCTACTCAGATGATGTACCTATACCAGAAGCTGAGGAGTCTGGGGtcggggctgggggagagggtaTGGATCGCCAGTGACAGCTGGTCCTCGTCCAAGGAGGTCCTGGGAGAAATGGACCTCCCAGATATTGGCAATGTGGTGGGCTTCTCCTTCAAAAGAGGCAACCTGGCTCCTTTCCATCACTACCTGATGAACCTGAGTGACATCAATGATGTCATAGGAAACAACTCCTTCCTAAAGGAGTTCTACTCACTGCCAAACAGGTCAGAAAACTCTGGGGTTTTGTCCTCCGCCACAGTCCCAGCAGAGATCCTGCTAAACAACAGCCATGTGAACTTAGTCTTCAATGTGGAGATGGCTGTCAGTGCCATCGCCCATGCAGTGGCTGATATCTGCAGCAAAAAGGACTGCAAGACACCAGGCACGGTCCAACCCTGGGAG GTGCTTGGAGCCCTGAAGGACAGTTGCTTTGAGCTGGAGGGGAAAAGCTACATGTTTGACCAGAAAGGAGACGTCAACCTGGGCTATGATGTAAACGTGTGGAGGTCTGTGAGAGGGGTCATCGACGTCCATGATGTTGCAGCTGAGTACCATCCAATCAACAACAGCTTCAGCTACACCAGCAGAAACACCAAACATCTTATTGACctgagg GATGTGGTGTCTGTTTGCTCGCCTAGCTGTGAACCTGGGAAGTTCAAGAAGTTTGCTCAGGGTCAGCACACCTGCTGCTATGAATGCATCAACTGCACTGAGAACTACTACTCCAACAACACTG ACATGCACCAGTGTCTCTCTTGTGATACAAAGAGAGAGTGGTCCCTGGAAGGGAGCTCTGGGTGTACCCATAAGACCCTGGAGTTCTTCTCCTGGCAGGATGGCTTTGCGGTGGCGCTGCTGACACTGGCGGCCCTGGGTATCGTTTTGGTTCTCCTGGTGGGGGCTCTCTTCCTACACCACCGCCAGACCCCTGTTGTGAGGGCTGCCGGGGGGCCTCTCTCCCAGATCATCCTGCTCTCTCTAGTGGGAAGTTTTGTTAGTGCTGTGTTCTTTGTAGGTCATCCCAGCAGCCTACAGTGTAAG GTGCGTCAGGTGCTGTTTGGCCTCAGCTTCACCCTGTGTGTTTCCTGCATCTTGGTCAAGTCCCTGAAGATCCTGCTGGCCTTCCAGCTCAACCCTGACCGGAAGGATGTTCTCCGCCGCCTCTACCAACCGTATGCCATCATCTGTCTCTGCGTGGCCCTACAGGTCCTCACCTGCACCCTGTGGCTGGTCCTGCAGAGCCCCCGGGAGAAGGCCACGGTCTTCACCACCACTGTGTTGGCCGAGTGTGACGAAGGCTCCCAAGTGGCGTTTGGTGTGATGCTGTGCTACATTGCTGTCCTGGCGCTCGTATGTTTTGCCTGCGCGTTTAAAGGCCGCAAGCTGCCACAGAAGTACAACGAGGCCAGGTTCATCACCTTCAGCATGCTCCTCTacctgatgtcttggctgatatTTGTGCCCGTCTATGTGACCACCTCTGGGAAGTACCTGCCAGCAGTGGAGATGGTGGTCATCCTCATCTCCAACTATGGCATCCTCAGCTGTCATTTCTTCCCCAAGTGCTACGTCATCCTCTTCAAGAAGGAGAACAACACCAAGAGTGCCTTCATGAAGAACGTGTTTGAGTATTCCAGAAAGGGCATTACTTACTCTAGCTCTGTCTCTGAGACTTCAGTCTCTCAGACAGAAGGGTATCGCATCAGTCACCCTTACTCCATCAGTTCACCTTCCTTCTTCATGTCTCCTCCACCAATAGAACCCACAGCACATCAGAACTGCTGGTCCGTTGACCAGAACATTCAGAGCATTGACCCTGCAACCCATTGCACCGTCATAGACCATGGAGTGTTTGTCACAGGTCAGCTGACTCGACCACACCGTCTGAGGAGAAGCATGAGCCTATGA
- the LOC135520407 gene encoding G-protein coupled receptor family C group 6 member A-like isoform X2: MMAPMGDVVHLLVILSLLEKGNAKVRHFKAAGATAPGDIIIGGLFPIHEGVEESPNISAPHEPQCARFNMNRFTQALAMIHAVESANRSPVLTTLGISLGYRIHDSCSDVTTALRASADFTQDPTTDCGGGANTSNSSPPIMAVIGASSSEISISIARQLNLKLIPQISYASTAIILSDKNRFPAFLRTVPSDVYQTRAMVQLLSDSKWTWVGVVTTDGDYGRSALDSFVSQATASGICVAFKEILPNSLTSPDSESAISQAAATLLGNPNVKVVVSFAKPTQMMYLYQKLRSLGSGLGERVWIASDSWSSSKEVLGEMDLPDIGNVVGFSFKRGNLAPFHHYLMNLSDINDVIGNNSFLKEFYSLPNRSENSGVLSSATVPAEILLNNSHVNLVFNVEMAVSAIAHAVADICSKKDCKTPGTVQPWEVLGALKDSCFELEGKSYMFDQKGDVNLGYDVNVWRSVRGVIDVHDVAAEYHPINNSFSYTSRNTKHLIDLRDVVSVCSPSCEPGKFKKFAQGQHTCCYECINCTENYYSNNTDMHQCLSCDTKREWSLEGSSGCTHKTLEFFSWQDGFAVALLTLAALGIVLVLLVGALFLHHRQTPVVRAAGGPLSQIILLSLVGSFVSAVFFVGHPSSLQCKVRQVLFGLSFTLCVSCILVKSLKILLAFQLNPDRKDVLRRLYQPYAIICLCVALQVLTCTLWLVLQSPREKATVFTTTVLAECDEGSQVAFGVMLCYIAVLALVCFACAFKGRKLPQKYNEARFITFSMLLYLMSWLIFVPVYVTTSGKYLPAVEMVVILISNYGILSCHFFPKCYVILFKKENNTKSAFMKNVFEYSRKGITYSSSVSETSVSQTEGYRISHPYSISSPSFFMSPPPIEPTAHQNCWSVDQNIQSIDPATHCTVIDHGVFVTGQLTRPHRLRRSMSL; encoded by the exons GCATTGGCTATGATCCACGCTGTAGAGTCGGCCAACAGATCCCCTGTCCTGACTACACTAGGGATCTCTCTGGGGTACCGTATCCACGACTCCTGCTCTGATGTCACCACCGCTCTGAGGGCCTCAGCTGACTTCACACAG GATCCCACCACGGACTGTGGGGGAGGGGCCAACACCTCTAACTCTTCCCCGCCAATTATGGCCGTCATAGGGGCCTCTTCCTCTGAGATTTCCATCTCCATTGCCCGGCAACTCAACCTAAAGCTCATCCCTCAA ATCAGTTACGCCTCCACCGCCATCATCCTGAGTGACAAGAACCGTTTCCCTGCTTTCCTGAGGACCGTACCTAGCGACGTGTACCAGACACGGGCCATGGTCCAGTTGCTTAGCGACAGCAAATGGACCTGGGTCGGCGTGGTCACAACGGATGGAGACTACGGCCGCTCTGCCCTGGACAGCTTCGTCTCCCAGGCAACCGCCTCAGGGATCTGTGTGGCCTTCAAGGAGATCCTCCCTAATTCACTAACCAGTCCTGACAGCGAATCAGCAATCAGCCAAGCCGCCGCCACCCTCCTCGGGAACCCCAATGTCAAGGTGGTGGTGTCATTCGCCAAGCCTACTCAGATGATGTACCTATACCAGAAGCTGAGGAGTCTGGGGtcggggctgggggagagggtaTGGATCGCCAGTGACAGCTGGTCCTCGTCCAAGGAGGTCCTGGGAGAAATGGACCTCCCAGATATTGGCAATGTGGTGGGCTTCTCCTTCAAAAGAGGCAACCTGGCTCCTTTCCATCACTACCTGATGAACCTGAGTGACATCAATGATGTCATAGGAAACAACTCCTTCCTAAAGGAGTTCTACTCACTGCCAAACAGGTCAGAAAACTCTGGGGTTTTGTCCTCCGCCACAGTCCCAGCAGAGATCCTGCTAAACAACAGCCATGTGAACTTAGTCTTCAATGTGGAGATGGCTGTCAGTGCCATCGCCCATGCAGTGGCTGATATCTGCAGCAAAAAGGACTGCAAGACACCAGGCACGGTCCAACCCTGGGAG GTGCTTGGAGCCCTGAAGGACAGTTGCTTTGAGCTGGAGGGGAAAAGCTACATGTTTGACCAGAAAGGAGACGTCAACCTGGGCTATGATGTAAACGTGTGGAGGTCTGTGAGAGGGGTCATCGACGTCCATGATGTTGCAGCTGAGTACCATCCAATCAACAACAGCTTCAGCTACACCAGCAGAAACACCAAACATCTTATTGACctgagg GATGTGGTGTCTGTTTGCTCGCCTAGCTGTGAACCTGGGAAGTTCAAGAAGTTTGCTCAGGGTCAGCACACCTGCTGCTATGAATGCATCAACTGCACTGAGAACTACTACTCCAACAACACTG ACATGCACCAGTGTCTCTCTTGTGATACAAAGAGAGAGTGGTCCCTGGAAGGGAGCTCTGGGTGTACCCATAAGACCCTGGAGTTCTTCTCCTGGCAGGATGGCTTTGCGGTGGCGCTGCTGACACTGGCGGCCCTGGGTATCGTTTTGGTTCTCCTGGTGGGGGCTCTCTTCCTACACCACCGCCAGACCCCTGTTGTGAGGGCTGCCGGGGGGCCTCTCTCCCAGATCATCCTGCTCTCTCTAGTGGGAAGTTTTGTTAGTGCTGTGTTCTTTGTAGGTCATCCCAGCAGCCTACAGTGTAAG GTGCGTCAGGTGCTGTTTGGCCTCAGCTTCACCCTGTGTGTTTCCTGCATCTTGGTCAAGTCCCTGAAGATCCTGCTGGCCTTCCAGCTCAACCCTGACCGGAAGGATGTTCTCCGCCGCCTCTACCAACCGTATGCCATCATCTGTCTCTGCGTGGCCCTACAGGTCCTCACCTGCACCCTGTGGCTGGTCCTGCAGAGCCCCCGGGAGAAGGCCACGGTCTTCACCACCACTGTGTTGGCCGAGTGTGACGAAGGCTCCCAAGTGGCGTTTGGTGTGATGCTGTGCTACATTGCTGTCCTGGCGCTCGTATGTTTTGCCTGCGCGTTTAAAGGCCGCAAGCTGCCACAGAAGTACAACGAGGCCAGGTTCATCACCTTCAGCATGCTCCTCTacctgatgtcttggctgatatTTGTGCCCGTCTATGTGACCACCTCTGGGAAGTACCTGCCAGCAGTGGAGATGGTGGTCATCCTCATCTCCAACTATGGCATCCTCAGCTGTCATTTCTTCCCCAAGTGCTACGTCATCCTCTTCAAGAAGGAGAACAACACCAAGAGTGCCTTCATGAAGAACGTGTTTGAGTATTCCAGAAAGGGCATTACTTACTCTAGCTCTGTCTCTGAGACTTCAGTCTCTCAGACAGAAGGGTATCGCATCAGTCACCCTTACTCCATCAGTTCACCTTCCTTCTTCATGTCTCCTCCACCAATAGAACCCACAGCACATCAGAACTGCTGGTCCGTTGACCAGAACATTCAGAGCATTGACCCTGCAACCCATTGCACCGTCATAGACCATGGAGTGTTTGTCACAGGTCAGCTGACTCGACCACACCGTCTGAGGAGAAGCATGAGCCTATGA